One window of Fusobacterium polymorphum genomic DNA carries:
- the fusA gene encoding elongation factor G: protein MKVFTTENIRNISLLGHRGSGKTTLVESILYVKDYIKRKGDVENGTTVSDFDKEEIRRIFSINTSLIPVEHNDVKLNFLDTPGYFDFVGEVVSALRVSASAVLVLDATAGVEVGTEKAWKLLEERKLPRIIFVNKMDKGYVNYPKLLNELKEKFGKKIAPFCIPIGEKDEFKGFVNVVDMVGRVFDGKECVDTPIPADIDVSEVRNLLFEAIAETDEALMDKYFAGEEFTKEEIVKGLHKGVVNGDIVPVMVGSAQQNIGIHTLLNYLELYMPCPTELFSGQRIGEDPTTQQEKIVKISSENPFSAIVFKTLVDPFIGKISFFKVNSGTIKKETEVFNPKKNKKERIAQILTMQGNKQIELDELCAGDIGATTKLQFTQTGDTLCDKNFPVVFNKIRFPKPNIFSGVLPADKNDDEKLSTAIQRVMEEDPTFVMTRNYETKQLLIGGQGEKHLYIILCKIKNKFGVHAELEDVVVSYRETILGKAEVQGKHKKQSGGAGQFGDVFIRFEHSDKEFEFVDEIKGGVVPKNYIPAVEKGLIEAKEKGVLAGYPVINFKATLYDGSYHPVDSNDLSFKLAAILAFKAGMEKAKPILLEPVVRMEIRIPEEYMGDVMGDLNKRRGRVLGMDHTETGEQLLLAEVPEAEILKYSIDLRALTQGRGEFEYEFVRYEEVPENISKKIIEERNKDK, encoded by the coding sequence ATGAAAGTTTTTACCACAGAAAATATTAGAAATATCTCTCTATTAGGACATAGAGGTTCTGGGAAGACTACACTTGTAGAGTCTATCCTTTATGTCAAGGACTATATTAAGAGAAAAGGAGATGTAGAAAATGGAACTACTGTTTCAGACTTTGATAAAGAAGAAATTCGTAGAATTTTCTCGATAAATACATCTTTGATTCCAGTTGAACATAATGATGTAAAACTTAATTTCCTTGATACACCAGGATATTTTGATTTTGTTGGAGAAGTAGTATCAGCATTAAGAGTATCTGCTTCTGCTGTACTTGTTTTAGACGCAACTGCTGGTGTAGAAGTTGGAACTGAAAAAGCTTGGAAACTATTAGAAGAAAGAAAATTGCCTAGAATTATTTTTGTAAATAAAATGGATAAAGGTTATGTAAATTATCCTAAACTTTTAAATGAATTAAAGGAAAAATTTGGTAAGAAAATTGCTCCTTTCTGTATTCCTATTGGAGAAAAAGACGAATTTAAAGGCTTTGTAAATGTTGTAGATATGGTAGGAAGAGTATTTGATGGTAAAGAATGTGTAGATACTCCTATTCCAGCTGATATAGATGTTAGTGAAGTTAGAAATCTATTATTTGAAGCTATTGCTGAAACTGATGAAGCTTTAATGGATAAATATTTTGCAGGAGAAGAATTCACAAAAGAAGAAATAGTAAAAGGGCTACATAAAGGTGTAGTTAATGGAGATATAGTTCCAGTTATGGTTGGTTCTGCACAACAAAATATTGGAATACATACTTTATTAAATTATTTAGAATTATATATGCCTTGTCCAACTGAATTATTCAGTGGTCAAAGAATAGGAGAAGATCCTACAACTCAACAAGAAAAAATTGTAAAAATTTCTTCTGAAAATCCTTTCTCTGCAATAGTTTTTAAAACTTTAGTTGACCCATTTATTGGAAAAATTAGTTTTTTTAAGGTAAACTCAGGAACTATTAAGAAGGAAACAGAAGTATTTAACCCTAAGAAAAATAAGAAAGAAAGAATTGCTCAAATTTTAACAATGCAAGGAAATAAGCAAATAGAGCTTGATGAATTGTGTGCAGGAGATATAGGAGCAACAACTAAATTACAATTTACTCAAACTGGAGATACTTTATGTGATAAAAACTTCCCTGTTGTATTTAATAAAATAAGATTCCCTAAACCAAATATTTTTTCAGGTGTATTACCAGCTGATAAAAATGATGATGAAAAATTAAGTACAGCAATACAAAGAGTTATGGAAGAAGATCCAACATTTGTTATGACTAGAAACTATGAAACAAAACAATTATTAATAGGTGGACAAGGAGAAAAACATCTATATATAATTTTATGTAAGATAAAAAATAAATTTGGAGTTCATGCTGAATTAGAAGATGTTGTAGTTTCTTATCGTGAAACTATACTTGGAAAAGCAGAAGTTCAAGGAAAACATAAAAAACAATCTGGTGGGGCAGGACAATTTGGAGATGTATTTATAAGATTTGAACATTCTGATAAAGAATTTGAGTTTGTGGATGAAATAAAAGGTGGAGTTGTTCCTAAAAACTATATTCCAGCAGTTGAAAAAGGACTTATAGAAGCTAAAGAAAAAGGAGTTTTAGCAGGATATCCTGTTATAAACTTTAAAGCAACTCTATATGATGGAAGCTATCACCCAGTTGATTCTAATGACTTATCATTTAAGTTAGCTGCTATTCTTGCTTTTAAAGCTGGTATGGAAAAAGCAAAACCTATTCTTTTAGAACCAGTTGTAAGAATGGAAATTAGAATACCAGAAGAATACATGGGAGATGTAATGGGAGATTTAAACAAGAGAAGAGGTAGGGTTTTAGGTATGGATCATACTGAAACTGGTGAACAACTTTTACTTGCAGAAGTTCCAGAAGCAGAAATATTAAAATACTCTATTGATTTAAGAGCTTTAACACAAGGTAGGGGAGAATTTGAATATGAATTTGTAAGATATGAAGAAGTCCCTGAAAATATTTCTAAGAAAATTATAGAAGAAAGAAATAAAGATAAATAA
- a CDS encoding FAD-binding oxidoreductase yields the protein MGSHVYNKVSEELVEKFKKIVPGKVYTKDEINQDFFHDEMPIYGEGEPEVVIDVTTTEAISEIMKLCYENNIPVIPRGAGTGLTGAAVAITGGVMLNMTKMNKILGYDYENFVVRVEPGVLLNELAEDALKQGLLYPPDPGEKFATLGGNVSTNAGGMRAVKYGTTRDYVRAMTVVLATGEIIKLGATVSKTSTGYSLLNLMIGSEGTLGVITELTLKLIPAPKETISLIIPYENLDECIATVPKFFMNHLQPQALEFMEREIVLASERYIGKSVFPKTLEGVEIGAYLLVTFDGDNMEALEEITEKASEVVLEAGALDVLVADTPAKKKDAWAARSSFLEAIEAETKLLDECDVVVPVNQIAPYLHYVNEVGKKYDFTVKSFGHAGDGNLHIYSCSNDMEIGEFKRQVEEFMVDIYNKASELGGLISGEHGIGYGKMNFLANFSGEVNMRLMRGIKEVFDPKMILNPNKVCYKA from the coding sequence ATGGGAAGTCATGTGTACAACAAAGTAAGTGAAGAATTAGTGGAAAAATTTAAAAAGATTGTTCCAGGTAAGGTTTATACAAAAGATGAGATAAACCAAGATTTTTTTCATGATGAAATGCCTATCTATGGTGAAGGAGAACCAGAAGTTGTTATAGATGTAACAACTACAGAAGCTATTTCAGAAATTATGAAATTATGTTATGAAAATAATATTCCCGTTATCCCAAGAGGAGCTGGAACTGGATTGACAGGAGCAGCTGTAGCAATAACTGGTGGAGTTATGCTAAATATGACAAAGATGAACAAAATTTTAGGCTATGATTATGAAAATTTTGTTGTTAGAGTAGAACCAGGGGTTTTATTAAATGAACTAGCAGAAGACGCACTGAAACAAGGATTATTATATCCACCTGATCCAGGTGAAAAGTTTGCAACACTTGGTGGAAATGTTTCAACAAATGCTGGTGGAATGAGAGCAGTAAAATATGGAACTACAAGAGATTATGTTAGAGCTATGACTGTTGTACTGGCAACTGGTGAAATTATAAAATTAGGAGCAACAGTTTCAAAGACAAGTACAGGATATAGCTTATTAAACTTAATGATAGGTTCAGAAGGAACATTAGGAGTTATAACAGAATTAACTTTAAAATTAATTCCTGCACCAAAGGAAACTATAAGTTTAATAATTCCTTATGAAAATCTTGATGAATGTATAGCAACAGTTCCTAAATTCTTTATGAACCATTTACAACCACAAGCATTAGAATTTATGGAAAGAGAAATAGTATTAGCTTCTGAAAGATATATAGGTAAAAGTGTATTCCCTAAGACACTAGAAGGAGTAGAAATTGGGGCTTATCTATTGGTAACTTTTGATGGTGATAATATGGAAGCATTGGAAGAAATCACTGAAAAAGCTTCTGAAGTAGTATTGGAAGCAGGAGCATTAGATGTTTTAGTTGCAGATACTCCAGCTAAGAAAAAAGATGCTTGGGCAGCAAGAAGCAGTTTCTTAGAAGCTATTGAAGCAGAAACAAAATTATTGGATGAATGTGATGTTGTTGTTCCAGTTAATCAAATAGCTCCTTATTTACATTATGTAAATGAAGTTGGTAAAAAATATGACTTTACTGTAAAGAGTTTTGGACATGCTGGAGATGGAAATTTACACATTTATTCATGTAGTAATGATATGGAAATTGGAGAATTTAAACGTCAAGTTGAAGAATTTATGGTAGATATATATAATAAAGCTTCTGAACTTGGTGGATTAATTTCAGGAGAACATGGAATTGGATATGGAAAAATGAATTTCTTAGCTAATTTCTCTGGTGAAGTAAATATGAGACTTATGAGAGGAATAAAAGAAGTATTTGACCCTAAGATGATTTTAAATCCAAATAAAGTTTGTTATAAGGCATAA
- a CDS encoding SPFH domain-containing protein codes for MFYIPFFVLLIILIAIIMFKAVKIVPESQVYIVEKLGKYYQSLSSGLSFINPFFDKVSRIVSLKEQVVDFDPQAVITKDNATMQIDTVVYFQITDPKLYTYGVERPLSAIENLTATTLRNIIGDMTVDETLTSRDIINTKMRQELDDATDPWGIKVNRVELKSILPPNDIRIAMEKEMKAEREKRAKILEAQATRESAILVAEGEKQSAILRAEAEKEVKIKEAEGKAQAILEIQKAEAEAIKVLNEAQPTKEILALKSFETFEKVADGKSTKILIPSEIQNLAGFMQAIKEIK; via the coding sequence ATGTTTTATATTCCATTTTTTGTCTTATTAATAATTTTAATAGCTATTATAATGTTTAAAGCTGTTAAAATCGTTCCTGAATCACAAGTTTATATTGTTGAAAAATTAGGAAAATACTATCAGTCTTTAAGTTCAGGTTTAAGTTTTATCAACCCATTCTTTGATAAGGTATCAAGAATAGTATCTCTTAAAGAGCAAGTTGTTGACTTTGACCCACAAGCAGTTATTACAAAAGATAATGCTACTATGCAAATTGACACTGTTGTTTATTTCCAAATAACTGACCCTAAGTTATATACTTATGGAGTTGAAAGACCTTTATCAGCTATTGAAAATTTAACTGCTACAACTCTTAGAAATATTATAGGAGATATGACAGTTGATGAAACTTTAACATCAAGAGATATTATCAATACTAAAATGCGTCAAGAACTTGATGATGCAACTGATCCTTGGGGAATAAAAGTAAACAGAGTTGAATTAAAATCTATACTTCCACCAAATGATATCAGAATTGCAATGGAAAAGGAAATGAAAGCTGAAAGAGAAAAAAGAGCAAAAATTCTTGAGGCTCAAGCTACAAGAGAATCTGCTATTCTTGTTGCAGAAGGGGAAAAACAATCTGCAATATTAAGAGCTGAAGCTGAAAAAGAAGTTAAAATAAAAGAAGCTGAAGGTAAAGCTCAAGCTATCCTTGAAATTCAAAAAGCTGAAGCTGAAGCTATTAAAGTTTTAAATGAAGCTCAACCTACAAAAGAAATTTTAGCATTGAAATCTTTTGAAACTTTTGAAAAAGTTGCTGATGGAAAATCTACAAAGATTCTTATCCCTAGTGAAATTCAAAACTTAGCTGGATTTATGCAAGCTATTAAAGAAATTAAATAA
- the rpsL gene encoding 30S ribosomal protein S12 has protein sequence MPTLSQLVKKGRQTLTEKKKSPALQGNPQRRGVCIRVYTTTPKKPNSALRKVARVKLTNGIEVTCYIPGEGHNLQEHSIVLVRGGRTKDLPGVRYKIIRGALDTAGVAKRKQGRSKYGAKNA, from the coding sequence ATGCCTACTCTAAGTCAATTAGTAAAAAAAGGAAGACAAACATTAACTGAGAAGAAAAAATCTCCAGCTTTACAAGGTAACCCACAAAGAAGAGGGGTTTGTATAAGAGTATATACAACTACACCTAAAAAACCTAACTCAGCTTTAAGAAAAGTTGCCAGAGTAAAATTAACAAATGGAATCGAAGTTACTTGTTATATTCCTGGTGAAGGACATAACTTACAAGAACACTCAATCGTTCTAGTAAGAGGTGGAAGAACAAAGGATTTACCAGGGGTTAGATATAAAATCATTAGAGGTGCATTAGATACTGCTGGTGTTGCAAAGAGAAAACAAGGTAGATCTAAGTACGGAGCTAAAAACGCATAA
- the rpsG gene encoding 30S ribosomal protein S7, translating to MSRRRAAVKRDVLPDSRYSDKVVTKVINSIMLDGKKSIAEGIFYSAMDLIKEKTGQEGYDVFKQALDNIKPQIEVRSRRIGGATYQVPVEVKADRQQTLAIRWLTTYTRARKEYGMIEKLAAELIAAANNEGATIKKKEDTYKMAEANRAFAHYRV from the coding sequence ATGTCAAGAAGAAGAGCTGCGGTAAAAAGAGATGTTTTACCTGATTCAAGATACTCTGATAAAGTTGTTACTAAAGTAATTAACTCAATAATGCTAGATGGTAAAAAATCAATAGCTGAAGGAATATTCTACTCAGCAATGGATTTAATAAAAGAAAAGACTGGTCAAGAAGGTTATGATGTATTTAAACAAGCTTTAGATAATATTAAACCTCAAATAGAAGTTAGATCTAGAAGAATTGGAGGAGCTACTTACCAAGTTCCAGTTGAAGTTAAAGCTGATAGACAACAAACACTTGCTATAAGATGGTTAACTACTTATACAAGAGCAAGAAAAGAATATGGAATGATAGAAAAACTTGCAGCAGAATTAATTGCAGCAGCAAATAATGAAGGTGCAACTATTAAGAAAAAAGAAGATACTTATAAAATGGCAGAAGCAAACAGAGCATTCGCACATTATAGAGTATAA
- the fusA gene encoding elongation factor G: MARKISLDMTRNVGIMAHIDAGKTTTTERILFYTGVERKLGEVHEGQATMDWMEQEQERGITITSAATTCFWKGHRINIIDTPGHVDFTVEVERSLRVLDGAVAVFSAVDGVQPQSETVWRQADKYKVPRIAFFNKMDRIGANFDMCVSDIKEKLGSNPVPIQIPIGAEDQFEGVVDLIEMKEIVWPVDSDNGQHFDVKDIRAELQEKAEEARQYMLESIVETDDVLMEKFFGGEEITKEEIIKGLRHATIENTIVPVVCGTAFKNKGIQALLDAIVNYMPAPTDVAMVEGRDPKNPDILIDREMSDEAPFASLAFKVMTDPFVGRLTFFRVYAGFVEKGATVLNSTKGKKERMGRILQMHANKREEIEHVYCGDIAAAVGLKDTTTGDTLCAEDAPIVLEQMEFPEPVISVAVEPKTKNDQEKMGIALSKLAEEDPTFKVRTDEETGQTIISGMGELHLEIIVDRMKREFKVESNVGKPQVAYRETITQSCDQEVKYAKQSGGRGQYGHVKIILEPNPGKEFEFVNKITGGVIPREYIPAVEKGCKEALESGVIAGYPLVDVKVTLYDGSYHEVDSSEMAFKIAGSMALKQAAAKAKPVILEPVFKVEVTTPEEYMGDIIGDLNSRRGMVSGMIDRNGAKIITAKVPLSEMFGYATDLRSKSQGRATYSWEFSEYLQVPASIQKQIQEERGK; encoded by the coding sequence ATGGCTAGGAAAATATCATTGGATATGACTAGAAACGTTGGAATAATGGCCCATATCGATGCAGGGAAAACAACAACAACAGAAAGAATATTATTTTATACTGGGGTTGAAAGAAAACTAGGAGAAGTTCATGAAGGTCAAGCAACAATGGACTGGATGGAACAAGAGCAAGAAAGAGGGATAACAATAACTTCTGCTGCTACTACATGTTTTTGGAAAGGTCACAGAATAAATATAATAGACACACCAGGACACGTGGACTTTACTGTTGAGGTTGAAAGATCTCTAAGAGTACTAGATGGAGCTGTTGCAGTGTTCTCAGCTGTTGATGGTGTACAACCACAATCAGAAACAGTATGGAGACAAGCTGATAAATATAAAGTACCAAGAATAGCTTTCTTTAATAAGATGGATAGAATTGGAGCTAACTTTGATATGTGTGTATCAGATATCAAAGAAAAATTAGGTTCAAACCCAGTACCTATACAAATTCCTATTGGTGCAGAAGACCAATTTGAAGGAGTAGTAGACTTAATAGAAATGAAAGAAATTGTTTGGCCAGTAGACTCAGACAATGGACAACATTTTGATGTAAAAGATATTAGAGCAGAATTACAAGAAAAAGCTGAAGAAGCAAGACAATATATGCTTGAATCAATAGTTGAAACTGATGATGTTCTAATGGAAAAATTCTTTGGTGGAGAAGAAATAACTAAAGAAGAAATTATAAAAGGATTAAGACATGCAACAATAGAAAATACAATAGTTCCTGTTGTATGTGGAACAGCATTTAAAAATAAAGGTATTCAAGCTTTATTAGATGCTATAGTAAACTATATGCCAGCACCTACAGATGTTGCTATGGTTGAAGGTAGAGATCCTAAAAATCCTGACATTCTAATAGATAGAGAAATGTCAGATGAAGCACCTTTCGCATCACTTGCTTTCAAAGTTATGACAGACCCATTTGTTGGAAGATTAACATTCTTCAGAGTATATGCTGGTTTTGTTGAAAAAGGAGCTACTGTTCTTAACTCAACAAAAGGTAAAAAAGAAAGAATGGGAAGAATACTTCAAATGCATGCTAATAAGAGAGAAGAAATTGAACATGTATACTGTGGAGATATAGCAGCAGCAGTTGGATTGAAAGATACAACAACAGGAGATACTCTTTGTGCTGAAGATGCTCCAATAGTTCTTGAACAAATGGAATTCCCTGAACCAGTTATTTCGGTTGCAGTTGAACCAAAAACTAAAAATGACCAAGAAAAAATGGGAATTGCACTATCTAAACTTGCAGAAGAAGATCCTACATTCAAAGTTAGAACTGATGAAGAAACAGGACAAACAATTATCTCAGGAATGGGAGAATTACACCTTGAAATCATCGTAGACAGAATGAAGAGAGAATTTAAGGTAGAATCTAATGTTGGAAAACCTCAAGTTGCTTACAGAGAAACTATAACTCAATCTTGTGATCAAGAAGTTAAGTATGCAAAACAATCTGGAGGTAGAGGACAATACGGACATGTTAAGATTATACTTGAACCAAATCCAGGTAAAGAATTTGAATTTGTTAATAAAATAACAGGAGGGGTAATTCCTAGAGAATATATACCTGCTGTTGAAAAGGGATGTAAAGAAGCTCTTGAATCAGGAGTTATTGCTGGATACCCTTTAGTTGATGTAAAAGTAACTCTATATGATGGATCATACCATGAAGTTGACTCATCAGAAATGGCATTTAAAATAGCTGGATCAATGGCTCTTAAACAAGCTGCTGCAAAAGCTAAACCAGTAATATTAGAACCAGTATTCAAAGTAGAAGTAACTACACCAGAAGAATATATGGGAGATATTATTGGGGATTTAAATTCAAGAAGAGGAATGGTATCTGGAATGATAGATAGAAATGGTGCTAAGATAATAACTGCAAAAGTGCCTTTATCTGAAATGTTTGGATATGCAACTGACTTAAGATCTAAATCTCAAGGAAGAGCAACTTATTCTTGGGAATTTTCTGAATATCTTCAAGTACCTGCTTCAATTCAAAAGCAAATACAGGAAGAAAGAGGAAAATAA
- the nagE gene encoding N-acetylglucosamine-specific PTS transporter subunit IIBC, translating into MFGYLQKIGKALMVPVAILPAAAIMLGIGYWIDPNGWGANSQLAAFLIKAGAAIMDNMAILFAVGVAYGLSKDKDGAAALAGLVAFEIVTTLLSTGAVSQIMGIPQEEVHAAFGKINNQFIGILCGVISGELYNKFYKIELPKFLAFFSGKRFVPIITSVVMIIVSFILTYIWPIIYGALVTFGTSIAKLGPVGAGIYGFFNRLLIPVGLHHAVNSVFWFNVAGINDIGRFWGSPDMAYADLPEILQGTYHVGMYQAGFFPIMMFGLLGACAAFIQTSKPENRTKIFSIMVAAGFTSFLTGVTEPIEFAFMFVAPVLYLLHALLTGVSLFLAASFNWMAGFSFSGGFIDFFLSLKNPNANNPFMLVVLGLIFFVIYYFVFLFVIKAFNLKTPGREESEEEKAEAIKIKTTNSELAESLVGLLGGADNIVEVDNCTTRLRLKVKDSANVKETEIKKLVPGVLKPSKETVQVIIGPHVEFVATELKRVLGK; encoded by the coding sequence ATGTTTGGTTATTTACAAAAAATTGGAAAAGCACTTATGGTTCCAGTGGCAATTTTACCAGCAGCAGCTATAATGCTTGGAATAGGTTATTGGATAGATCCAAATGGTTGGGGGGCTAACAGCCAGTTAGCAGCATTTTTAATAAAAGCAGGAGCAGCAATAATGGATAATATGGCTATATTATTTGCTGTTGGTGTTGCTTATGGATTGTCAAAGGATAAAGATGGGGCAGCAGCTCTTGCGGGGCTTGTTGCATTTGAAATAGTTACAACTCTATTATCAACGGGAGCTGTATCTCAAATAATGGGTATTCCACAAGAAGAAGTTCATGCAGCATTTGGAAAAATTAATAACCAATTCATAGGTATACTTTGTGGGGTTATATCTGGTGAATTGTATAATAAGTTCTATAAGATTGAGTTACCTAAGTTTTTAGCATTTTTTAGTGGAAAAAGATTTGTTCCAATTATAACTTCTGTTGTAATGATAATTGTTTCATTTATTTTAACATATATATGGCCAATTATTTATGGAGCATTGGTAACTTTTGGAACAAGTATTGCAAAACTTGGTCCAGTTGGAGCAGGAATATATGGTTTCTTTAATAGACTATTGATACCAGTAGGATTACATCATGCTGTAAACTCTGTATTCTGGTTTAATGTTGCAGGAATAAATGATATAGGAAGATTCTGGGGAAGTCCTGATATGGCTTATGCTGATTTACCAGAAATTTTACAAGGAACATACCATGTTGGAATGTACCAAGCAGGTTTCTTCCCAATAATGATGTTTGGACTTTTAGGAGCTTGTGCTGCATTTATTCAAACTTCAAAACCAGAAAATAGAACTAAAATATTCTCAATAATGGTTGCTGCTGGATTTACAAGTTTCTTAACAGGAGTAACAGAACCAATAGAATTTGCATTTATGTTTGTTGCACCTGTTCTTTATTTACTACATGCATTACTTACAGGAGTTTCATTGTTCTTAGCTGCATCATTTAACTGGATGGCAGGATTTAGTTTCTCAGGAGGATTTATAGATTTCTTCCTATCATTAAAAAATCCAAATGCAAATAATCCATTTATGTTAGTAGTTTTAGGTTTAATATTCTTTGTAATTTATTACTTTGTATTTCTATTTGTTATTAAAGCCTTTAATTTAAAAACACCAGGAAGAGAAGAAAGTGAAGAAGAAAAGGCAGAAGCTATAAAAATTAAAACTACAAATTCAGAATTAGCTGAATCATTAGTAGGTTTATTAGGTGGAGCAGACAATATAGTTGAAGTAGATAATTGTACTACAAGACTTAGATTAAAAGTTAAAGATAGTGCTAATGTAAAAGAAACTGAAATTAAAAAATTAGTTCCAGGAGTATTAAAACCTTCAAAAGAAACAGTACAAGTTATAATAGGACCTCATGTTGAATTTGTTGCTACTGAATTAAAAAGAGTATTAGGAAAATAA
- a CDS encoding NfeD family protein encodes MGYVFWLILTIIFTVIEFIIPALVTVWFAFAAAITIFVSLAFDNLKVEITFFAAISVLAIIFLRPLAKKLLSKNKDNFDAEAIDTSIVIKKVVDVSKEEKIYDVSYKGSIWTALSTEIFEIGDIPIISGFKGNKIIIKK; translated from the coding sequence TTGGGTTATGTATTTTGGTTAATACTTACAATTATTTTTACTGTTATTGAATTTATTATTCCAGCTCTTGTTACAGTTTGGTTTGCTTTTGCAGCTGCTATAACAATATTTGTTTCTTTAGCATTTGATAATCTAAAAGTAGAAATAACCTTTTTTGCAGCTATTTCTGTTTTAGCAATTATATTCTTAAGACCTCTTGCTAAAAAACTTCTTTCAAAGAATAAAGATAATTTTGATGCTGAGGCAATAGATACAAGTATTGTGATTAAAAAAGTTGTTGATGTAAGCAAAGAAGAAAAAATTTATGATGTCAGTTACAAAGGTTCTATTTGGACTGCATTAAGTACTGAAATTTTTGAAATAGGAGATATTCCTATAATTTCTGGTTTTAAAGGAAATAAAATTATTATAAAAAAATAA
- the tuf gene encoding elongation factor Tu has product MAKEKFERSKPHVNIGTIGHVDHGKTTTTAAISKVLSDKGLAKKVDFDQIDAAPEEKERGITINTAHIEYETANRHYAHVDCPGHADYVKNMITGAAQMDGAILVVSAADGPMPQTREHILLSRQVGVPYIIVYLNKSDMVDDEELLELVEMEVRELLTEYGFPGDDIPVIRGSSLGALNGEEKWIEKIMELMDAVDSYIPTPERAVDQPFLMPIEDVFTITGRGTVVTGRVERGIIKVGEEIEIVGIKPTTKTTCTGVEMFRKLLDQGQAGDNIGVLLRGTKKEEVERGQVLAKPGSIHPHTNFKGEVYVLTKDEGGRHTPFFSGYRPQFYFRTTDITGAVTLPDGVEMVMPGDNITMTVELIHPIAMEQGLRFAIREGGRTVASGVVSEIIK; this is encoded by the coding sequence ATGGCTAAAGAAAAATTTGAAAGAAGCAAACCACATGTAAACATTGGAACAATTGGACACGTTGACCATGGAAAAACTACTACAACTGCAGCTATATCTAAAGTATTATCTGATAAAGGATTAGCTAAAAAAGTAGATTTTGACCAAATTGATGCTGCTCCAGAAGAAAAAGAAAGAGGAATTACTATCAATACAGCTCATATTGAATATGAAACAGCAAATAGACACTATGCTCACGTTGACTGTCCAGGACATGCTGACTATGTTAAAAATATGATTACTGGAGCTGCACAAATGGACGGAGCTATACTTGTTGTATCAGCTGCTGATGGTCCTATGCCTCAAACAAGAGAACATATCTTACTTTCTAGACAAGTTGGAGTACCATATATTATTGTTTATTTAAACAAATCAGATATGGTTGATGATGAAGAATTACTAGAATTGGTAGAAATGGAAGTTAGAGAATTATTAACTGAATATGGATTCCCAGGAGATGACATCCCTGTAATTAGAGGTTCATCATTAGGAGCTTTAAATGGTGAAGAAAAATGGATAGAAAAGATAATGGAACTTATGGATGCAGTAGATAGCTATATTCCTACTCCAGAAAGAGCAGTGGATCAACCATTCTTGATGCCAATAGAAGATGTTTTCACTATCACAGGAAGAGGAACAGTTGTTACTGGAAGAGTTGAAAGAGGAATCATCAAAGTTGGAGAAGAAATTGAAATAGTTGGAATTAAACCTACAACTAAAACAACTTGTACAGGGGTTGAAATGTTTAGAAAACTTCTTGATCAAGGTCAAGCAGGAGATAACATCGGAGTATTATTAAGAGGAACTAAGAAAGAAGAAGTTGAAAGAGGACAAGTTCTTGCTAAACCAGGAAGTATCCACCCTCATACAAACTTTAAAGGTGAAGTTTATGTATTAACTAAAGATGAAGGAGGAAGACATACTCCATTCTTCTCAGGATACAGACCTCAATTCTACTTCAGAACTACTGACATCACTGGTGCAGTAACTCTACCTGATGGAGTAGAAATGGTAATGCCAGGAGATAACATTACTATGACTGTAGAATTAATCCACCCAATTGCTATGGAACAAGGACTAAGATTCGCTATCAGAGAAGGTGGAAGAACTGTTGCTTCTGGAGTTGTTTCTGAAATAATTAAATAG